From Leptolyngbya sp. 'hensonii', the proteins below share one genomic window:
- a CDS encoding AAA-like domain-containing protein produces the protein MYSGKTIPLPARLLGSTTLAAIVCTDVLASTARIHTDQEQTLTLIRRDHQTMQEICQRYDGQIVKSLGDGLILRFASVKSALLCALEFQATLATRSEQPGLQHRIGIHLGEVAFGHEDDLLGDAVNIADCLQHLAQPGGVCLSRSVYDAIVASLPIQLQDGGLVHLNGLASEMRVYHVLPAYSLTSAGQRNSSDQLAAISFTAVVDYNTRMHQDQTLTLGQLQRDFQLMREVGLRYEGKEIKSLGYGLVMAFASAERAVTWAIEVQRALAVQTARLDQEDNLEHRIGIHLGDVEFRDGDVMGDVVNIAARLQPLAAPGGVCLSQAVYDAVMSGLQVSVEDGGLQNLKGIPHPVRVYDIPPPPPVTITRRKVFISYRAKEPDLGLAREFHHALTAAGHEVFMAGESIRPGEDWVQRIDAELQQCDYLLLLLSEKAVASEMVTEEVRRAKGLRDLSPDRKPVILPIRVSFPRTAPLNYDLRGFLNRIQQREWESSEDTPALLEEYLDLIERGALLESVEGSELTLTPVVERSDLPPLPVAEPELPGGQMDVASAFYVVREPIESFCYREITKNGALIRIKAPRQMGKTSLMAHILYQAKQQTYRTIPLTFQLTDEAVFTDLNQFLRRFCALVSRKLGIPLKQLDEYWDDQYFGPKDNCTEFFEQCILANLETPLVLALDEVDQVFVNHRVAKEFLTLLRAWNEQAKVSDIWAQLRLVLVHSTEVYIVMDTNSSPFNVGLPIELPEFTPEQVADLADRHGLIWTPTQIQQLMAMIGGHPYLVRVAMYYVARGDVNFAELLQMAATEAGLYGDHLRRHLWNLEQHKDLATAMAQVVASEIPVRLDAEQAFKLHGMGLVQLHQNKVTPRYDMYRLYFRDRLGG, from the coding sequence ATGTATTCAGGCAAAACCATCCCTTTACCCGCCCGGTTGCTTGGCTCTACCACCCTGGCGGCGATCGTCTGCACTGATGTCTTGGCCTCCACTGCCCGCATCCACACAGACCAGGAGCAGACCTTAACGCTGATCCGCCGCGATCACCAGACCATGCAGGAAATCTGTCAACGCTACGATGGGCAGATTGTCAAATCTCTGGGAGATGGGCTCATCCTGCGGTTTGCCAGCGTTAAGTCTGCGCTTCTATGTGCCCTGGAATTTCAGGCCACCCTGGCCACCCGATCGGAGCAACCAGGACTGCAACATCGAATTGGGATTCATCTGGGAGAAGTGGCCTTCGGACATGAGGACGATCTGCTGGGGGATGCCGTCAATATTGCCGATTGTCTGCAGCATCTGGCCCAACCGGGGGGGGTTTGCCTGTCCCGATCAGTCTACGATGCGATCGTGGCCAGCCTCCCCATCCAGCTCCAGGACGGCGGCTTAGTTCACCTGAATGGTCTGGCATCAGAAATGCGGGTCTACCATGTGCTCCCGGCCTATTCCTTAACCAGTGCAGGACAGAGGAACTCATCGGATCAACTGGCCGCCATCAGTTTCACAGCAGTGGTTGATTACAATACCCGCATGCATCAGGATCAGACCTTGACTCTGGGACAACTGCAGCGCGATTTTCAACTTATGCGGGAGGTTGGCCTGCGCTACGAAGGGAAAGAGATCAAATCCCTGGGCTATGGTCTGGTGATGGCTTTTGCCAGTGCCGAACGGGCTGTCACCTGGGCGATCGAAGTGCAACGGGCCCTGGCAGTCCAGACAGCACGGTTGGACCAGGAAGACAATCTGGAACATCGGATCGGCATCCATCTGGGGGATGTGGAGTTTCGGGATGGGGATGTCATGGGGGATGTGGTCAATATTGCAGCCCGACTCCAACCGCTAGCAGCGCCTGGTGGAGTCTGTCTTTCCCAGGCCGTTTATGATGCTGTCATGAGCGGGTTACAGGTTAGCGTGGAGGATGGGGGTCTGCAGAACTTAAAGGGAATTCCCCACCCGGTGCGGGTCTATGACATTCCACCCCCACCACCCGTCACCATTACGCGGCGAAAGGTGTTCATTTCTTATCGGGCCAAGGAGCCTGATTTGGGTCTGGCCAGGGAGTTTCACCATGCCCTCACGGCTGCAGGTCACGAAGTTTTCATGGCGGGAGAGAGCATTCGACCTGGTGAAGACTGGGTGCAGCGAATTGATGCAGAATTGCAGCAATGTGACTACCTGCTGTTACTGCTCTCCGAAAAGGCCGTTGCCAGTGAGATGGTCACGGAGGAAGTCCGTCGGGCCAAAGGGTTACGGGATTTGAGCCCCGATCGTAAGCCCGTGATTCTGCCCATTCGGGTCAGTTTTCCCAGAACGGCCCCCCTCAATTATGACCTGCGGGGATTCCTCAATCGCATCCAACAGCGGGAGTGGGAATCGTCCGAAGATACTCCGGCACTCCTGGAAGAATATCTGGACCTGATTGAGCGAGGAGCCCTGTTGGAGAGTGTGGAAGGTTCGGAACTGACCCTGACCCCGGTAGTCGAGCGTTCCGATCTACCACCCCTGCCTGTTGCTGAACCAGAATTGCCGGGGGGGCAAATGGATGTGGCCTCTGCTTTCTATGTGGTGCGGGAGCCGATCGAGTCCTTCTGCTATCGGGAAATCACAAAAAATGGGGCCTTGATTCGGATTAAGGCTCCCCGACAGATGGGTAAGACATCCCTGATGGCCCACATTCTCTACCAGGCCAAGCAACAGACCTATCGCACTATCCCTCTAACGTTCCAGCTCACAGATGAGGCAGTCTTTACGGACCTGAACCAGTTCCTGCGCCGCTTCTGTGCTCTGGTCAGCCGCAAGCTGGGCATTCCCCTGAAGCAACTGGACGAATACTGGGATGACCAGTATTTCGGTCCCAAGGATAACTGCACTGAATTCTTCGAACAGTGCATCCTGGCTAACCTGGAAACTCCGCTGGTGCTGGCTCTGGATGAGGTCGATCAGGTCTTTGTCAATCACCGGGTCGCTAAAGAATTCTTGACACTGCTGCGGGCCTGGAATGAACAGGCCAAGGTGAGTGATATCTGGGCCCAGTTGCGGCTGGTTCTGGTCCATTCTACGGAAGTCTACATTGTCATGGACACGAACTCTTCTCCCTTTAATGTGGGACTGCCGATCGAGCTGCCGGAATTCACGCCAGAGCAGGTCGCCGATCTGGCCGATCGTCACGGTCTGATCTGGACCCCAACCCAGATCCAGCAACTGATGGCCATGATTGGGGGGCATCCCTATCTGGTTCGAGTCGCCATGTACTATGTCGCTCGGGGGGATGTCAACTTTGCGGAGCTGTTGCAGATGGCCGCAACCGAAGCAGGGCTCTATGGGGATCACCTGCGCCGCCACCTGTGGAACCTGGAGCAGCACAAGGATCTAGCAACTGCAATGGCTCAGGTGGTTGCGTCCGAAATACCTGTGCGTCTGGATGCAGAGCAGGCATTCAAACTCCATGGCATGGGCCTGGTCCAGTTGCATCAGAACAAAGTGACACCCCGTTACGACATGTATCGCCTGTACTTCCGAGACCGGTTGGGAGGGTAA
- a CDS encoding thioredoxin domain-containing protein gives MPNRLAQSQSLYLRKHAENPIDWWPWCDEALETAKRENKPIFLSIGYSSCHWCTVMEGEAFSDLTIAEYMNTYFLPIKVDREERPDLDTIYMQALQMMVGQGGWPLNVFLSPEDRVPFYGGTYFPVEPRYGRPGFLRVLQELRRYYDTDKEELLGIREKILGALQSSVLIQPGQVLNADQFRQGVEKTVGVLSPRGSGPSFPMIPYADLTLRAARFQMQSPDNARQLATQRGILLALGGIYDHVGGGFHRYTVDPNWTVPHFEKMLYDNGQIMEYLANLWTTGVQEPAFETAIAGTLQWLQREMTAPAGYFYAAQDADSFHTAHDIEPEEGAFYVWTYPELEAQLTADEFAELIENFTVTPEGNFEGKSVLQRYEIGVLSVNLKSALDKLFQIRYGENRQTLTTFPPARNNQEAKSHDWPGRIPPVTDTKMIVAWNSLMISGLARAATAFQASDYLQPAIQAANFIRQHQWQDGRFHRLNYEGQIAVLAQSEDYALFIKALLDLQQASLVVVGAAPEPMTNWLEQAMRVQEEFDEFLWSVELGGYYNTAADAGRDLIVRERSYVDNATPAANGVAIANLVRLALLSENLDYLDRAEQALQSFGSILQRTPQACPSLFTALDWFYNQTLVRVPADQLNALASRYLPATVLATTEDLPVGAVGLVCQGLLCREPAQTWKQLHQQLVESQVRTGG, from the coding sequence ATGCCAAACCGTCTCGCCCAGTCTCAGAGCCTGTATCTACGGAAGCATGCCGAAAATCCGATCGACTGGTGGCCCTGGTGTGATGAAGCCCTGGAAACGGCGAAGCGAGAGAATAAGCCCATTTTTCTGTCGATCGGCTACTCCAGTTGCCACTGGTGTACGGTGATGGAGGGGGAGGCATTTTCTGACCTCACGATCGCGGAGTACATGAACACTTACTTTCTTCCGATCAAGGTCGATCGGGAAGAACGGCCTGATCTGGACACCATTTATATGCAGGCTCTGCAGATGATGGTAGGGCAGGGGGGCTGGCCGTTAAATGTGTTTCTGTCACCGGAGGATCGGGTGCCTTTCTATGGGGGAACCTATTTTCCGGTAGAACCCCGCTATGGCCGACCCGGTTTTTTGAGGGTATTGCAGGAACTGCGCCGCTATTACGATACCGACAAGGAAGAACTGCTAGGGATTCGGGAAAAAATTCTGGGGGCACTCCAGAGTTCGGTGCTGATCCAGCCCGGGCAGGTTCTGAATGCGGATCAGTTTCGGCAAGGTGTGGAAAAGACGGTGGGGGTGCTGAGCCCTCGGGGATCGGGTCCCAGCTTTCCCATGATTCCTTACGCCGATCTGACCTTGCGTGCTGCCCGGTTTCAGATGCAGTCGCCTGACAATGCCCGTCAGTTGGCTACTCAGCGGGGTATCTTGCTAGCCCTGGGTGGCATCTATGACCATGTTGGGGGTGGCTTCCATCGTTACACGGTAGACCCCAACTGGACTGTGCCTCACTTTGAGAAGATGCTCTACGACAATGGCCAGATTATGGAATACCTGGCGAATCTCTGGACTACTGGCGTTCAGGAACCGGCCTTTGAAACGGCGATCGCGGGAACTTTGCAATGGCTCCAGCGGGAAATGACAGCTCCGGCTGGCTACTTCTATGCCGCTCAGGATGCGGATAGCTTCCACACTGCGCATGATATTGAACCGGAGGAGGGCGCATTTTATGTCTGGACCTATCCTGAACTGGAGGCCCAGTTAACGGCGGATGAATTCGCTGAGCTCATTGAAAACTTTACCGTTACGCCGGAGGGTAATTTTGAAGGGAAAAGCGTTCTGCAACGGTACGAAATTGGTGTCCTGAGTGTAAACCTCAAATCTGCTCTGGATAAGCTATTTCAGATTCGCTATGGGGAAAATCGTCAGACCCTGACCACTTTTCCACCCGCTCGCAACAACCAGGAGGCGAAAAGCCACGATTGGCCTGGTCGAATTCCACCGGTTACGGATACAAAGATGATCGTGGCTTGGAACAGCCTGATGATTTCTGGGCTGGCCCGTGCTGCGACAGCCTTTCAGGCTTCAGACTATTTGCAACCTGCGATCCAGGCTGCCAATTTTATTCGGCAACACCAGTGGCAGGATGGGCGCTTCCACCGGTTGAACTATGAGGGGCAGATCGCAGTCCTGGCCCAGTCTGAGGATTATGCCCTGTTTATTAAAGCGCTGCTGGATTTACAACAAGCCAGCCTGGTGGTTGTGGGTGCCGCCCCAGAACCGATGACAAATTGGTTGGAGCAGGCCATGCGGGTTCAGGAAGAATTTGATGAATTTCTCTGGAGCGTGGAACTGGGAGGCTACTACAACACAGCCGCTGATGCAGGGCGAGATCTGATTGTGCGGGAGCGCAGTTATGTGGATAATGCCACTCCTGCAGCCAATGGCGTTGCGATCGCCAACTTGGTCCGATTGGCGCTTTTGAGCGAAAATCTGGACTATCTCGATCGGGCAGAACAGGCCCTACAATCTTTTGGAAGTATCCTGCAGCGTACCCCCCAGGCTTGCCCCAGCCTTTTCACAGCCCTGGATTGGTTCTATAACCAGACGCTGGTGCGCGTCCCGGCTGATCAACTCAATGCTCTGGCCAGTCGGTACTTACCGGCAACCGTCCTGGCGACTACAGAGGATTTGCCTGTGGGTGCGGTGGGGCTGGTTTGTCAGGGTCTCCTGTGTCGGGAACCGGCTCAGACCTGGAAGCAACTGCATCAGCAGCTAGTTGAGAGTCAGGTTCGGACGGGTGGATAA
- the lepB gene encoding signal peptidase I: MNPNRTGSDNLSTHRIPAKNPWLAVNLSMLFPGLGLIYANRFPEGGCFLALELAVLTILGWSVFGANGNTMVGLALILPAIFIYVASLFESYRCVSGISILAAQNRLNRQKDPWFAVFLSQLIPGLGHFHLEDLVTGSALMVLTLIALGLSSRSSWLLLAPPLLYAIACYHISTAFQPQFRSRQQLLLLLITAIMVLRLTLGSIPIWVRFFVEPFIVPSSSMLPTLQVGDRIFVDKSPAYRPRQEDLIVFQAPQAALAGDSKKIRFYVKRIIGEPGQIIQVKDWRVYVDGLPLQENYIAEPPAYLWGPKTVPPGSYFVMGDNRNDSFDSHVWGFLSQSQIIGRAYKIYWPPRRIKAL, encoded by the coding sequence GTGAATCCTAATCGGACAGGATCCGATAACCTCTCGACCCATCGTATCCCAGCTAAGAATCCCTGGTTGGCCGTCAACCTATCGATGCTGTTTCCTGGCCTGGGTCTGATTTATGCAAATCGGTTTCCTGAAGGCGGCTGTTTTCTGGCCCTTGAACTGGCCGTGCTGACGATCCTGGGCTGGTCTGTTTTTGGAGCTAACGGCAATACTATGGTAGGTCTGGCCCTGATCCTGCCTGCCATTTTCATTTATGTTGCCAGCCTCTTTGAGTCCTATCGCTGTGTGAGTGGAATCAGTATCCTGGCAGCACAGAACAGGCTGAACCGGCAAAAGGATCCCTGGTTTGCGGTTTTTCTCTCTCAATTAATTCCGGGGTTGGGGCATTTCCACCTTGAAGATCTGGTCACAGGCTCTGCCCTGATGGTCTTGACCCTGATCGCCCTGGGTTTGAGCAGTCGCTCTTCCTGGCTTCTGCTGGCTCCTCCCCTACTCTACGCCATTGCCTGCTACCATATCTCCACCGCATTTCAACCACAGTTTCGCTCCAGGCAGCAACTTCTACTGCTCCTGATTACGGCGATCATGGTTTTAAGGTTAACCCTCGGCTCCATCCCCATTTGGGTCCGTTTTTTTGTGGAACCTTTCATTGTTCCCAGTAGTTCCATGTTACCGACACTGCAGGTTGGCGATCGGATCTTTGTGGATAAATCCCCTGCTTACCGCCCCAGGCAGGAAGATCTCATTGTTTTCCAAGCTCCCCAAGCAGCCCTAGCCGGAGACAGCAAAAAGATCAGATTTTACGTAAAACGCATTATTGGCGAACCGGGGCAAATCATCCAGGTGAAAGACTGGCGGGTTTATGTCGATGGTTTGCCACTGCAAGAGAATTACATTGCTGAACCCCCCGCTTATCTCTGGGGACCCAAGACCGTTCCCCCAGGCTCCTATTTTGTCATGGGAGATAATCGCAATGACAGTTTTGATTCCCATGTCTGGGGCTTTCTCTCGCAAAGCCAGATTATTGGTCGAGCTTATAAAATCTACTGGCCCCCCCGACGGATCAAGGCCCTGTAG
- a CDS encoding Npun_R2821/Npun_R2822 family protein, which translates to MSRGYYITANDKVLDQAIALLNSIRLDDPDTPVILIPYDDQYQIVAATLAERFGVQTFADLEFIDRLSRQLQQIFGENFFARPNQFRKQACWFGPLDEFAYIDTDIVVFDRLINVLDYLKDYDFLCYDYQHAGGIANVFSPKVLEDQVFTEADLKGLFNGGFWASKKGLLSESDLYESFRDCAAHPEYFDFSQKTSDQPIINYMILKRVARRFNVVHRSGGAPGSWAGSKHFVFDDKGRLIDPNVNQPLQYLHWAGFRIQPGCPYWEIWEHYRYLNEEKPAVSPFQPKPPKPLWQRVADRVKKLF; encoded by the coding sequence ATGAGTCGGGGATATTATATTACTGCCAACGATAAAGTACTAGATCAGGCCATCGCCCTGTTAAATAGTATTCGCCTTGACGACCCAGATACCCCGGTGATCCTGATTCCCTACGATGATCAGTATCAAATTGTTGCTGCCACTCTAGCAGAGCGGTTTGGGGTTCAAACTTTTGCTGATTTAGAGTTTATCGATCGACTTTCTAGACAACTGCAGCAGATTTTCGGGGAGAATTTTTTCGCCCGTCCGAATCAGTTTCGCAAGCAAGCCTGCTGGTTTGGTCCCCTAGATGAATTCGCCTATATCGATACAGATATTGTTGTCTTCGATCGTTTAATTAACGTTCTAGATTATCTCAAAGACTACGATTTTCTCTGCTATGACTATCAGCATGCTGGAGGAATTGCCAATGTCTTTAGTCCTAAAGTTCTGGAGGATCAGGTCTTCACTGAAGCTGATCTGAAAGGTCTGTTCAATGGTGGCTTCTGGGCCTCTAAAAAAGGTTTACTCTCCGAATCTGACCTATACGAAAGTTTTAGAGATTGTGCTGCCCATCCCGAGTATTTTGATTTCTCCCAGAAAACCTCGGATCAGCCAATCATCAACTACATGATCTTAAAACGGGTGGCTCGCCGCTTCAATGTGGTGCATCGGTCTGGGGGCGCACCGGGAAGTTGGGCAGGGAGCAAGCATTTTGTGTTTGATGACAAGGGTCGTTTGATAGATCCCAATGTGAATCAACCGTTGCAATATCTCCATTGGGCCGGATTTCGGATACAGCCGGGTTGTCCCTATTGGGAAATCTGGGAACATTACCGCTATCTGAACGAAGAAAAACCAGCCGTGTCCCCGTTCCAGCCCAAACCCCCGAAGCCGCTCTGGCAGAGGGTGGCCGATCGGGTCAAAAAGCTGTTCTGA
- a CDS encoding Npun_R2821/Npun_R2822 family protein has translation MDGICTLANDRVYDQLIALLNSIEVMMGPNMPVCVFPYDDRVELIKAEIERRPNVQLYDDQDSIQKWDQFVRDIWDAHPTAHQRWKEPYRRMGAHRRLPAFDGPFDRFMYMDADTLLMAPVDVLFEHLNHHDWVVYDFQHKDPTHVYEVSSPKLSELFPPERINSEIFCSGMYVTKRGIFDAEKREWLLSKLREGEAEVLYPMAADQPILNYMVMRSSLSICNLAFQLPPEKITGNSVTSLHFEARNNILYDHGNRLTYLHFIGLPSTVFTQLCAGENVGFLYRDIFLHYRYLKEPENRPKLMGKPKPYDQGPSLATRILKKLNLIQ, from the coding sequence ATGGACGGCATCTGTACGTTAGCGAACGATCGAGTTTACGACCAACTCATTGCGTTGCTGAATAGCATTGAAGTGATGATGGGGCCAAACATGCCTGTTTGTGTGTTTCCCTACGACGATCGGGTTGAGTTGATTAAAGCAGAGATAGAACGGCGGCCTAACGTCCAGCTCTATGACGATCAGGACTCGATCCAAAAGTGGGATCAATTTGTCCGGGATATCTGGGATGCCCATCCTACAGCCCATCAGCGCTGGAAAGAACCTTACCGGCGGATGGGTGCCCACCGCCGCCTACCTGCGTTTGACGGTCCCTTCGATCGCTTCATGTATATGGATGCGGATACTCTGCTGATGGCTCCTGTGGATGTACTCTTTGAGCACCTTAACCATCATGATTGGGTTGTTTACGATTTTCAGCACAAAGATCCGACCCATGTCTATGAAGTTTCCTCCCCTAAGCTCTCTGAGCTTTTCCCACCTGAGCGCATCAACTCTGAGATTTTCTGTTCAGGGATGTATGTGACCAAACGGGGAATTTTTGATGCGGAAAAACGAGAATGGCTACTCAGCAAACTGCGGGAAGGTGAAGCGGAAGTTTTATATCCGATGGCTGCAGATCAACCAATCCTCAACTACATGGTGATGCGATCATCCCTCTCCATTTGTAATCTAGCCTTCCAATTACCTCCAGAGAAAATCACTGGCAACTCTGTAACTTCCCTCCACTTTGAAGCCCGAAATAACATTCTCTATGATCATGGAAATCGACTGACCTATCTTCATTTCATTGGTCTGCCTTCCACAGTCTTTACCCAACTCTGTGCTGGTGAAAACGTCGGCTTTCTCTATCGAGATATCTTTTTGCATTATCGCTATTTGAAAGAGCCAGAAAACCGGCCCAAGCTGATGGGCAAACCCAAACCTTATGATCAGGGTCCGAGTTTGGCCACCAGAATTTTGAAAAAATTAAACCTGATACAGTGA
- a CDS encoding AAA-like domain-containing protein, with the protein MLETIDLSNHSYQVGGSLAADNPTYVFRSADQDLYERLQAGEFCYVFNARQMGKSSLRVQTMRRLQAEGIACAAIDITTIGSQQVTPMQWYAGIIGQLISGFGLGSRVNRRTWLRERDTLTPVELLGEFIETVLLVEITQPLVIFIDEIDSMLSLVNFPRDDFFALIRACYNHRADRPAYQRLNFVLIGVANPSELMQDKGRTPFNIGQAIELTGFQLPAAAPLVSGLADQVRDPLAVLQAILDWTGGQPFLTQKLCRLVVEAADHGADSSPDRSPTDLVDHIVQARILSDWESQDIPEHLKTIRDRIRRNELRVRRMLGLYRQVLVTGAIAADDSLDQMDLRLSGLVVKQQEHLQARNPIYQQVFNLDWVDRELDHLRSYADALKAWLKSDRQDQSCLLRGQVLQEAQREVLGKSLSDEDYQFLAASQDLARSHLESALDLERQAKEAERLAKESAKRSLDEATQILNRAEKRARSRIRLGFLAFSLLTLTGVAAASIIAGLAIQEANRNVNEVQGIIDRVIGDMTQEQAKHNQIGALLIALEAAQNLQDIAVKNSTLQQKYPHARLMMALGLLEARPHEELRLALSQILGNMREYNQLKQSATIAVVAFSPDSRSLAIALRNGRVVLWDQKTQNKQVFEAHRERITSLSFTPDGTKLVTTSADKTASLWNLPNLTRNPQPLIRLHHPDQVTGSSISPDGKLLATSSSDRKVRIWSMAGTPLQVLTYPSPIRWVSFSGDGRYLAMVVDGSPQIWDWNIGKPLQILKTEGSVNRVSFSPTRPVLVSTAFDGSINLWTQDPGSANWRSVQKPIKQHQDSILGLSFGNHGQQFATVSTDLTIRIWSLQGKQVLKLHQQSSARGVSLSPDGNYIATTSSDRIVRLWKTQQPEAPGQPQKLAELDVLVGKGCTWLQDYFVNHPEDLQKLPVCQAALKASLPDNTWKTLTNSTSGEFRTAF; encoded by the coding sequence ATGCTTGAAACGATCGATCTCTCAAACCATAGCTACCAGGTTGGGGGCAGTCTTGCCGCTGATAACCCGACCTATGTGTTCCGCAGCGCGGATCAGGATCTGTATGAGCGCCTCCAAGCTGGCGAGTTCTGTTATGTTTTCAACGCTCGCCAGATGGGAAAATCCAGTCTACGGGTCCAAACTATGCGACGCCTGCAGGCAGAGGGAATCGCCTGTGCCGCGATCGACATCACGACGATCGGCAGTCAACAGGTCACGCCCATGCAGTGGTACGCAGGCATCATTGGGCAACTGATCAGTGGGTTTGGGCTGGGTAGCCGAGTCAACCGTCGCACCTGGCTGCGGGAGCGAGATACGCTTACCCCTGTAGAGTTGCTGGGGGAGTTTATTGAGACCGTGTTGCTGGTGGAGATTACCCAACCACTGGTCATCTTTATAGATGAAATTGACAGCATGCTGAGCCTGGTCAACTTTCCCAGAGATGACTTTTTTGCCCTGATCCGGGCCTGCTACAACCATCGGGCCGATCGGCCTGCTTATCAACGACTCAACTTTGTCTTGATTGGGGTCGCTAATCCCTCCGAGCTGATGCAGGATAAGGGCCGCACCCCCTTCAACATTGGTCAGGCAATTGAACTAACAGGATTCCAACTCCCAGCAGCGGCTCCCCTGGTGAGTGGTCTGGCCGATCAGGTGCGCGATCCCCTGGCGGTACTTCAGGCCATCCTGGATTGGACGGGTGGACAACCCTTTCTAACCCAGAAATTGTGTCGGCTGGTGGTCGAGGCAGCGGATCATGGGGCAGACTCCAGCCCTGACCGCTCTCCGACTGACCTGGTAGACCACATTGTTCAGGCCCGTATCCTGAGTGATTGGGAATCTCAGGACATCCCAGAGCATCTGAAAACCATCCGCGATCGGATCCGACGGAATGAGCTGCGGGTGCGGCGGATGCTGGGGCTGTACCGTCAGGTGTTGGTGACGGGGGCGATCGCGGCGGATGATAGCCTGGATCAGATGGACTTGCGTCTGTCTGGGCTGGTGGTGAAGCAGCAGGAGCACTTACAGGCTCGCAATCCCATTTACCAGCAAGTCTTTAACCTGGATTGGGTCGATCGGGAGCTGGATCACCTTCGCAGTTATGCCGATGCGCTGAAAGCCTGGTTGAAGTCCGATCGACAGGATCAGTCCTGTTTGTTGCGGGGACAGGTCTTGCAGGAGGCCCAGAGGGAGGTGCTGGGCAAAAGTCTGAGTGACGAGGATTACCAGTTTCTGGCCGCCAGTCAGGATCTGGCCCGCAGCCATTTGGAAAGTGCCCTGGATCTGGAGCGGCAGGCCAAAGAAGCCGAACGGCTGGCCAAGGAATCGGCCAAACGATCGCTGGACGAGGCCACCCAGATCCTGAATCGGGCTGAAAAACGGGCTCGTTCTCGCATCCGTCTCGGCTTCCTTGCCTTCAGTCTGTTAACGTTGACGGGGGTGGCTGCAGCCTCCATCATTGCTGGACTGGCCATTCAAGAAGCCAATCGGAATGTGAATGAAGTTCAGGGGATCATCGATCGGGTGATTGGGGACATGACCCAGGAGCAGGCCAAACATAACCAGATTGGGGCTCTGCTGATTGCCCTGGAAGCCGCTCAGAATCTGCAGGATATTGCGGTGAAGAACAGTACATTGCAGCAGAAATATCCCCATGCCCGCCTGATGATGGCCTTGGGCCTGCTGGAAGCCCGTCCCCATGAGGAGCTGCGACTGGCCCTGAGTCAGATTCTGGGCAATATGCGGGAGTATAATCAACTGAAGCAATCTGCCACGATTGCAGTTGTTGCCTTTAGCCCGGATAGTCGTTCTCTGGCCATTGCGTTGAGGAACGGCAGGGTAGTTCTCTGGGACCAGAAGACCCAGAACAAACAAGTATTTGAAGCCCATCGGGAGCGGATTACCAGTTTAAGTTTCACGCCGGACGGCACGAAACTGGTGACGACTTCTGCAGACAAGACGGCCAGCCTCTGGAATCTACCAAACCTGACCCGCAATCCCCAGCCACTGATACGTCTGCACCATCCTGATCAGGTCACAGGGAGTAGTATCAGTCCGGATGGAAAGCTGCTGGCCACGTCATCCAGCGATCGTAAGGTTCGGATCTGGAGCATGGCTGGAACCCCACTGCAGGTGTTAACCTATCCCTCACCCATCCGGTGGGTCAGTTTTAGTGGGGATGGCCGCTATCTGGCGATGGTTGTCGATGGATCTCCCCAGATCTGGGATTGGAATATAGGTAAGCCCCTACAAATCTTGAAAACGGAAGGGAGTGTGAATCGGGTCAGCTTCAGTCCTACCCGTCCAGTTCTGGTCTCAACCGCTTTTGATGGGTCCATCAACCTTTGGACACAAGATCCAGGCAGCGCCAACTGGCGATCCGTTCAGAAGCCGATTAAACAGCACCAGGACAGCATTCTTGGTCTCAGTTTTGGCAACCATGGGCAACAGTTTGCGACGGTATCTACCGATCTCACGATTCGGATTTGGTCTTTGCAAGGGAAACAGGTGCTGAAACTGCACCAGCAATCTTCAGCACGGGGGGTTAGTCTCAGCCCGGATGGTAACTACATCGCCACCACATCTTCCGATCGCATCGTTCGCCTCTGGAAGACCCAACAGCCAGAGGCCCCAGGCCAACCCCAGAAGCTGGCCGAACTAGATGTGCTGGTCGGTAAGGGTTGTACCTGGTTGCAGGATTATTTTGTCAACCATCCAGAGGATCTGCAGAAACTGCCAGTCTGTCAGGCCGCGCTCAAAGCCAGTCTTCCTGATAACACCTGGAAAACCTTGACCAATTCCACATCTGGGGAATTCAGAACAGCTTTTTGA